In the Spirochaetota bacterium genome, one interval contains:
- the metG gene encoding methionine--tRNA ligase, protein MKDTFYVTTPIYYVNAEPHIGHAYTTVLADYMSRLHALLGYDSYFLTGTDEHGDKIDQAAKTHGTTPQEYADRISGLFRSTWTDLGIGFNDFIRTTEKRHVEVVQRILQKVYDAGDIYFGSYGGFYCVGCERFFTEKEMVDGKCPDHDRKLDFIEEKNYFFKMSKYQDWLIGHIENNPDFIRPERYRNEVMALLKSESLEDLCISRPKSRLQWGITLPFDENYVTYVWFDALINYISAIGYPDGDKFARYWPVVNHIIAKDIVKPHGVFWPTMLKSAGIEPYRHLNVHGYWNMQDTKMSKSLGNVVTPKALADRYGNDQMRYFFLREMSFGNDAKFSEDVIIDRINFDLANDWGNLVNRTVNMLGKFFNGAMPAFDPAEPAERGDLAARFKGASADYIAFARKFQTSAGLEKLWEFIRYLNKYIDTNKPWQLAKDNNTALLSSVMRNLMEAIYAIAVLLSPALASSSAAIIAALGAEKKPRDIESLGSFTLLDAGRTVGQLGILFPRLEKTAADAGEVKKAETKKKGEKPMTVNAEGLVDISEFAKVDIRVAKILTAERIEGSDKLLELKIDSGLDERIIIAGIARWYDPAALPGKKILLVANLKPATIFKRTSNGMLLAAKAPGSDQPVLIEIDDSIPAGAKLG, encoded by the coding sequence ATGAAAGACACATTCTACGTCACCACGCCCATTTACTACGTCAACGCGGAGCCGCACATCGGCCACGCCTACACCACGGTCCTGGCCGACTACATGAGCCGCCTCCACGCGCTCCTCGGCTATGACTCCTATTTCCTCACCGGCACGGACGAGCACGGCGACAAGATCGACCAGGCCGCGAAGACCCACGGCACCACGCCCCAGGAATACGCGGACCGCATCAGCGGCCTCTTCCGCTCAACCTGGACCGACCTGGGCATCGGCTTCAACGACTTCATCCGCACCACGGAGAAGCGCCACGTCGAGGTGGTCCAGCGCATCCTCCAGAAGGTCTACGACGCCGGCGACATCTACTTCGGCAGCTACGGCGGGTTCTACTGCGTCGGCTGCGAGCGCTTCTTCACCGAGAAGGAGATGGTGGACGGCAAGTGCCCGGACCACGACCGGAAGCTCGACTTCATCGAGGAGAAGAACTACTTCTTCAAGATGAGCAAGTACCAGGACTGGCTCATCGGCCACATCGAGAATAACCCGGACTTCATCCGGCCGGAGCGGTACCGGAACGAGGTGATGGCCCTGCTGAAGAGCGAGTCCCTGGAGGACCTGTGCATCTCCCGGCCCAAGTCGCGCCTCCAGTGGGGGATCACCCTTCCCTTCGATGAAAACTACGTGACCTACGTCTGGTTCGACGCCCTCATAAACTATATCAGCGCCATCGGCTACCCCGACGGCGACAAGTTCGCCAGATACTGGCCGGTCGTGAACCACATCATCGCCAAGGACATCGTGAAGCCCCACGGCGTGTTCTGGCCCACCATGCTGAAATCCGCGGGGATCGAGCCGTACCGGCACCTGAACGTCCACGGCTACTGGAACATGCAGGACACGAAGATGTCCAAGAGCCTGGGCAACGTGGTGACGCCGAAGGCCCTGGCCGACCGCTACGGCAACGACCAGATGCGCTATTTCTTCCTCCGCGAGATGAGCTTCGGCAACGACGCGAAGTTCAGCGAGGACGTCATCATCGACCGGATCAACTTCGACCTGGCCAACGACTGGGGGAACCTGGTGAACCGCACCGTCAACATGCTGGGCAAGTTCTTCAACGGCGCTATGCCGGCCTTCGACCCGGCGGAGCCGGCGGAGCGCGGCGACCTGGCCGCCCGGTTCAAGGGCGCGTCGGCGGACTACATAGCCTTCGCCCGGAAGTTCCAGACGAGCGCGGGCCTGGAGAAGCTCTGGGAGTTCATCCGCTACCTGAACAAGTACATAGACACGAACAAGCCGTGGCAGCTGGCGAAGGATAACAATACGGCCCTTCTCTCGTCCGTGATGCGGAACCTGATGGAGGCGATCTACGCCATCGCCGTGCTCCTGTCGCCGGCCCTGGCGAGCTCAAGCGCGGCCATCATCGCGGCCCTCGGCGCGGAGAAAAAGCCGCGCGACATCGAGAGCCTGGGGAGCTTCACCCTCCTGGACGCCGGCCGGACCGTGGGGCAGCTCGGGATACTCTTCCCGCGCCTGGAAAAGACGGCGGCCGACGCCGGCGAGGTGAAGAAAGCCGAAACGAAAAAGAAAGGAGAAAAACCGATGACAGTGAACGCCGAAGGACTGGTTGATATATCCGAATTCGCGAAGGTGGACATCAGGGTGGCGAAGATCCTCACCGCCGAGCGGATCGAGGGCTCGGACAAGCTCCTGGAGCTGAAAATAGACTCGGGCCTTGACGAGCGGATCATCATAGCAGGCATCGCCAGGTGGTATGACCCTGCGGCCCTCCCGGGAAAGAAGATACTCCTGGTGGCGAACCTGAAGCCCGCCACCATCTTCAAGCGCACCTCCAACGGCATGCTCCTGGCGGCGAAGGCCCCCGGATCGGACCAGCCGGTCCTCATCGAGATAGACGACTCCATACCGGCGGGGGCGAAACTGGGATAG
- a CDS encoding metallophosphoesterase family protein yields the protein MKLGILSDTHNNIDVTRRALDMLRGSGITHVVHAGDITSPKMLSLFTGFTPRFVLGNGDIDSEALNAEAARLGFGPIEESCVFEEGGRKIILFHGNDVPLFRQAVASGEYQYVIKGHTHIFENYMAGTTRVINPGALYGADEFTVAILDTETGRVERILVEAE from the coding sequence ATGAAACTCGGGATCCTATCGGACACGCACAACAACATCGACGTGACGCGCCGCGCCCTGGACATGCTGCGCGGCAGCGGCATCACCCACGTGGTCCATGCCGGCGACATCACCTCGCCGAAGATGCTCTCCCTCTTCACCGGGTTCACGCCCCGCTTCGTCCTGGGGAACGGCGACATCGACAGCGAGGCCCTGAACGCCGAGGCGGCCAGGCTCGGCTTCGGGCCCATCGAGGAGAGCTGCGTGTTCGAGGAGGGCGGCAGGAAGATCATCCTCTTTCACGGCAACGACGTGCCCCTCTTCCGCCAGGCCGTGGCCTCCGGGGAATACCAGTACGTGATCAAGGGGCACACGCATATCTTCGAAAACTACATGGCGGGCACGACCAGGGTCATCAATCCCGGCGCCCTCTACGGGGCGGATGAGTTCACCGTCGCGATACTGGACACTGAAACAGGCAGGGTCGAGCGGATACTGGTGGAGGCGGAATAG
- a CDS encoding HAD family hydrolase has product MAPIKAITFDLWDTIICDDSDEPKRKAAGKPTKKEERRELVHQYLARHHSISRDQVERAYDTADAAFSKVWKEHHVTWTVAERLSIVLRGVGRELPEMEFAELVRLHEEMELEIRPDIVPGAKEALKELHGTYKLGVISDAIFTPGRALRQILSDAGLLGFFDVFVFSDEAGRSKPDPSVFMAAAVSFGIKPAEMVHVGDREHNDVEGPHRVGARAVLCTAIIDRGSGSTGADAIFRDFGELPAVIASLK; this is encoded by the coding sequence ATGGCACCGATCAAGGCCATCACCTTCGACCTGTGGGACACCATCATCTGCGACGACTCGGACGAGCCGAAGCGCAAAGCGGCGGGGAAGCCCACGAAGAAAGAGGAGCGGCGGGAGCTGGTCCACCAGTACCTGGCGCGCCACCACTCGATCTCCCGCGACCAGGTGGAGCGCGCCTACGACACTGCGGACGCGGCCTTCAGCAAGGTATGGAAGGAGCACCACGTCACCTGGACCGTGGCGGAGCGGCTATCCATCGTCCTCAGGGGCGTGGGCCGCGAGCTCCCGGAGATGGAGTTCGCGGAGCTGGTGCGGCTCCACGAGGAGATGGAGCTGGAGATACGGCCGGACATCGTTCCCGGCGCGAAGGAGGCCCTGAAGGAGCTCCACGGCACGTACAAGCTCGGCGTCATATCGGACGCCATCTTCACCCCGGGCAGGGCCCTTCGGCAGATCCTCTCCGACGCGGGCCTCCTGGGGTTCTTCGACGTCTTTGTCTTCTCCGACGAGGCGGGCCGGTCCAAGCCCGACCCATCGGTGTTCATGGCCGCGGCCGTATCGTTCGGGATCAAGCCCGCGGAGATGGTCCACGTGGGCGACCGCGAGCATAACGATGTCGAAGGGCCTCACAGGGTCGGCGCGCGGGCGGTCCTCTGCACGGCCATCATCGACCGCGGCAGCGGCAGCACAGGGGCCGACGCCATCTTCCGCGACTTCGGCGAGCTCCCGGCCGTTATAGCGAGTCTGAAATAA
- a CDS encoding type 1 glutamine amidotransferase has protein sequence MAQKHRLLIIDGYPKPSREEFDAAGMKYAGRLYEEMALRYLPGAACDLIHTSDPGVTIPSIAELGAYDGVLWPGCNLTVYHTDDERVKPMLALCDRAFEAGLPQFGTCWGIQLPAFVAGGEVKANPKGREMGIGRKIRLTEAGKKHPMMKGKPEVYDHFVSHDDEVTRLPEGSVLLAGNDFSHVQAAEIRHKKGVFWGLQYHPEYDLHEMARLMVAREKKLTELGFFRGHDDFQEYVDRLEALSAEPRRKELRWQLGIDDDILLAEIRQCEFKNWIDTLIIGKK, from the coding sequence ATGGCACAGAAACACCGCTTGCTCATCATCGACGGGTACCCGAAGCCGAGCCGCGAGGAATTCGACGCGGCGGGCATGAAGTACGCCGGCAGGCTCTACGAGGAGATGGCGCTGCGCTACCTGCCCGGCGCGGCCTGCGACCTGATCCACACCAGCGACCCCGGCGTGACCATCCCGTCGATTGCGGAGCTCGGCGCCTACGACGGCGTGCTCTGGCCCGGGTGCAACCTCACCGTGTACCACACCGACGACGAGCGGGTGAAGCCGATGCTGGCCCTCTGCGACAGGGCCTTCGAGGCTGGCCTCCCGCAGTTCGGCACCTGCTGGGGGATACAGCTCCCGGCCTTCGTGGCCGGTGGCGAGGTCAAGGCGAACCCGAAGGGGCGCGAGATGGGCATCGGCAGGAAGATCCGCCTCACCGAGGCGGGGAAGAAGCACCCCATGATGAAGGGAAAGCCGGAGGTGTACGACCACTTCGTGAGCCACGACGACGAGGTGACCCGCCTGCCGGAGGGATCGGTACTCCTGGCGGGAAACGACTTCTCCCATGTCCAGGCCGCCGAGATCAGGCACAAGAAGGGCGTGTTCTGGGGGCTCCAGTACCACCCGGAGTACGACCTCCACGAGATGGCGCGCCTCATGGTGGCGCGGGAGAAAAAGCTCACGGAGCTCGGGTTCTTCAGGGGCCACGACGACTTCCAGGAATACGTCGACCGCCTGGAAGCGCTGAGCGCGGAGCCGCGGCGGAAGGAGCTCCGCTGGCAGCTCGGCATCGACGACGATATACTCTTGGCGGAGATCCGCCAATGCGAGTTCAAGAACTGGATTGACACGCTCATTATAGGAAAGAAGTGA
- a CDS encoding LL-diaminopimelate aminotransferase gives MIRVNEDYLKLKASYLFSDIAKRVNDFSKSNPSMDIIRLGIGDVTLPLPPACIEALHRAVDDMASAKTFRGYGPEQGYDFLREKIAEFDFRSREAAIAADEVFVSDGAKCDTGNFQELFAGDIAIAVPDPVYPVYVDTNVMAGRTGANRDGRYEGLIYLESTEANGFVPDVPNRKVDLIYLCFPNNPTGATATKEQLAKWVKYARDNKALILFDAAYECFIRDDSIPRSIYEIEGADEVAVEFRSYSKTAGFTGTRCAYTVVPKKCRVYTTKGEEIFLHPLWLRRQTTKFNGVSYPVQRAAEAVYTEEGRKQVRDLGDYYLKNAAMIRERMGAIGFTCTGGVNSPYIWVKGDRDSWAFFDLLLEKAGVVVTPGAGFGSCGEGYIRISAFNSHENVERALEKIAKALK, from the coding sequence ATGATACGGGTCAATGAAGACTATCTGAAGCTAAAAGCGTCATATCTTTTTTCGGATATAGCGAAGCGGGTCAACGATTTCTCGAAAAGCAATCCTTCCATGGATATCATCCGCCTGGGGATCGGCGATGTGACCCTGCCGCTCCCGCCGGCCTGTATCGAGGCGCTCCACCGCGCCGTGGACGACATGGCCTCGGCAAAGACCTTCCGCGGCTACGGCCCGGAACAGGGCTATGACTTTTTAAGGGAGAAGATAGCGGAATTCGACTTCCGCTCCCGCGAAGCGGCCATTGCCGCCGACGAGGTCTTCGTGAGCGACGGCGCCAAGTGCGATACCGGCAATTTCCAGGAGCTCTTCGCCGGCGACATAGCCATCGCCGTGCCCGACCCGGTCTACCCGGTTTACGTGGACACCAACGTCATGGCCGGCAGGACCGGCGCGAACCGCGACGGACGGTACGAGGGGCTCATCTACCTTGAATCGACCGAGGCCAACGGATTTGTCCCGGATGTTCCAAATCGCAAGGTGGACCTCATCTACCTCTGCTTCCCCAACAACCCCACCGGCGCAACGGCAACGAAGGAGCAGCTGGCGAAGTGGGTGAAATACGCGCGTGATAATAAAGCCCTGATCCTCTTTGACGCCGCCTACGAGTGCTTCATCCGCGACGATTCGATCCCCCGCAGCATCTATGAGATCGAGGGGGCCGACGAGGTGGCAGTGGAGTTTCGCAGCTACTCCAAGACCGCGGGCTTCACCGGCACCCGCTGCGCCTACACCGTGGTGCCGAAGAAATGCCGGGTTTATACAACCAAGGGAGAGGAGATATTCCTCCATCCCCTGTGGCTCCGGCGGCAGACGACCAAGTTCAACGGCGTTTCCTACCCGGTCCAGCGCGCGGCCGAGGCGGTCTACACGGAAGAGGGCCGCAAACAGGTGCGCGACCTGGGCGACTACTATTTAAAGAACGCGGCCATGATCAGGGAGCGGATGGGCGCCATCGGCTTCACCTGCACGGGCGGCGTCAATTCGCCCTACATCTGGGTTAAGGGGGACCGGGACTCCTGGGCCTTCTTCGACCTGCTCCTGGAAAAGGCCGGCGTGGTGGTCACGCCCGGCGCCGGCTTCGGCTCCTGCGGCGAGGGCTACATCCGCATCAGCGCCTTCAACTCCCATGAGAACGTGGAGCGGGCCCTGGAGAAGATCGCCAAGGCGCTGAAGTAG
- a CDS encoding radical SAM protein, which produces MDADTRTLMEACCLCPRECGVNRFVETGYCGGGAAARVNLHRLHFWEEPVISGTGGSGTIFFSHCTMACAYCQNHRISQEGRGTERSVPELAAMMLELQEAGAHNVNLVTASQFTPQAAEAIRLARARGLRVPVLWNSNAYEKPETLRMLEGLVDVYLPDFRYIDSNAAEQYSDAPGYPDIAKAAILEMHRQVGHLALSNDIAQKGLIIRILVLPGLHESVRPILRWIQDALGTETWISLMGQYYPVHRSAEFPEINRAVTEEEYEACLAYLDELGFENGFVQEVGSCSDYTPEFT; this is translated from the coding sequence ATGGACGCCGATACCAGAACCCTCATGGAGGCCTGTTGCCTCTGCCCCCGCGAATGCGGCGTGAACCGCTTTGTCGAAACCGGCTATTGCGGCGGGGGCGCCGCCGCCCGGGTAAACCTCCATCGCCTCCATTTCTGGGAGGAGCCGGTGATCTCCGGCACCGGGGGGAGCGGCACCATCTTCTTCTCCCACTGCACCATGGCCTGCGCCTACTGCCAGAACCACCGGATCAGCCAGGAGGGACGCGGAACTGAACGATCCGTGCCGGAGCTTGCCGCCATGATGCTGGAGCTCCAGGAGGCCGGGGCCCACAACGTGAACCTGGTCACCGCGAGCCAGTTCACGCCCCAGGCCGCCGAGGCCATCAGGCTGGCCCGCGCCAGGGGACTGCGGGTGCCCGTCCTGTGGAACAGCAACGCCTATGAAAAGCCGGAGACACTCCGTATGCTCGAAGGGCTTGTGGATGTCTACCTTCCCGATTTCAGGTATATCGATTCAAATGCGGCTGAGCAATACTCCGATGCGCCGGGTTATCCTGACATCGCCAAAGCGGCAATACTGGAAATGCACCGGCAGGTCGGGCACCTGGCGTTGAGTAACGACATTGCACAAAAGGGCCTCATCATAAGGATACTGGTACTCCCGGGACTCCATGAATCGGTGCGCCCCATACTCCGGTGGATCCAAGACGCCCTGGGAACAGAGACCTGGATCAGCCTCATGGGCCAGTATTACCCGGTCCACCGCTCCGCTGAATTCCCGGAGATCAACCGGGCCGTCACGGAGGAAGAATACGAGGCGTGCCTCGCCTATCTGGACGAGCTCGGCTTCGAGAACGGCTTTGTCCAGGAAGTGGGGTCCTGTTCCGATTACACGCCGGAATTCACATGA
- a CDS encoding MFS transporter, which yields MRSNIYKMYFINLAKNMMFFSSVTVPFFLDWAKIDYTRIFLLEATFSFWMFVLEIPTGIVADKYGRKYSLALGGLFSAVSFALFGLVNSYGVFFLAEFICAVGFTLLSGADRALLYDTFIAIGEEEKSVKYFSRYETAGMIGIIMGLIGGSTMADAPAMAYPAGLPLTFLLSGAVLLLVFIISFTLKEPDRKKSGEAFLRQGISGFKYIFQNRRLRSFSMNYTFISAATFFMFWLYQPLLKSAGIGLLYYGIVGAAFNVFAIALMNGIGGAEKLLGINRLLFLTAFVPGVLYCGLFFSAHAAYALFAILLVTGLRQMRVPLLSDYMNRHIGSENRATVLSGVSMIERIVIIVMYPVAGLLADHSLAVAFLFLGAMTVIFSFIVKVEADGMG from the coding sequence ATGAGATCGAACATATATAAAATGTACTTTATAAACCTGGCGAAGAACATGATGTTCTTCAGCTCGGTGACCGTGCCCTTTTTCCTCGACTGGGCGAAGATCGACTATACCAGGATATTCCTCCTGGAGGCGACCTTCTCCTTCTGGATGTTCGTTCTCGAGATCCCCACCGGGATCGTGGCTGATAAATACGGCAGAAAATACTCCCTCGCCCTGGGAGGGCTCTTCTCCGCTGTGTCCTTCGCCCTCTTCGGCCTGGTCAACAGCTACGGGGTGTTCTTCCTGGCGGAATTCATCTGCGCCGTGGGGTTTACCCTTCTTTCCGGAGCCGACAGGGCCCTTCTCTACGACACCTTCATCGCCATCGGCGAGGAGGAGAAATCCGTGAAATACTTTTCCCGGTACGAGACGGCGGGAATGATCGGCATCATCATGGGCCTCATCGGAGGGTCGACGATGGCCGATGCGCCGGCCATGGCCTACCCGGCGGGGCTCCCCCTGACCTTCCTCCTCTCCGGTGCGGTCCTTCTGCTGGTTTTCATCATATCCTTTACGCTGAAAGAGCCTGACAGGAAAAAGAGCGGCGAGGCGTTCCTCCGCCAGGGGATCAGCGGTTTTAAATATATCTTTCAAAACCGCCGGCTCCGCTCCTTTTCCATGAACTACACCTTTATTTCCGCCGCGACCTTTTTCATGTTCTGGCTCTACCAGCCGCTGCTCAAGTCAGCCGGCATCGGCCTCCTCTACTACGGCATCGTCGGAGCGGCCTTCAACGTCTTCGCCATAGCGCTGATGAACGGTATCGGCGGAGCGGAAAAGCTCCTCGGCATAAACCGGCTCCTCTTCCTCACCGCCTTCGTTCCCGGCGTTCTCTACTGCGGCCTGTTCTTTTCAGCCCACGCCGCCTACGCCCTCTTCGCCATCCTCCTGGTGACCGGCCTCAGGCAGATGCGCGTGCCCCTGCTGTCGGATTACATGAACCGCCATATCGGGAGCGAAAACCGGGCCACGGTCCTTTCGGGCGTTTCAATGATAGAACGGATCGTCATCATAGTCATGTACCCGGTCGCGGGGCTCCTGGCCGACCACTCCCTGGCGGTGGCGTTCCTCTTCCTGGGGGCCATGACGGTTATATTCTCCTTCATCGTGAAGGTCGAGGCTGATGGGATGGGGTGA
- a CDS encoding DUF3795 domain-containing protein — protein sequence MTTERERLVAPCGIDCANCEAYTCRDDRKLFDYLISRGMPASKLPCRGCRNVEGLCPAHPDERVCATYTCVREKSVRYCHECADFPCGMLHPSADRAEVLPHNLKVFNLCFIRNKGIEEFIKSYPEIKRKYYKGKMVIGQGPQIQ from the coding sequence ATGACTACTGAACGAGAACGCCTGGTCGCTCCCTGCGGCATTGACTGCGCTAATTGTGAAGCATACACGTGCCGGGATGACCGGAAGCTCTTTGATTATCTGATTTCAAGAGGAATGCCGGCGTCGAAGCTGCCCTGCCGCGGCTGCAGAAACGTGGAGGGCCTGTGCCCGGCGCATCCGGATGAACGGGTATGTGCCACGTACACCTGTGTGCGGGAAAAGAGCGTGCGTTATTGCCATGAATGCGCCGATTTCCCCTGCGGCATGCTGCATCCTTCCGCGGACAGGGCGGAGGTGCTTCCCCATAATTTAAAAGTATTTAACCTTTGCTTCATCAGGAATAAGGGAATAGAAGAATTTATTAAATCCTATCCGGAAATAAAAAGGAAATACTACAAGGGGAAAATGGTGATAGGCCAGGGGCCGCAGATACAGTAG
- a CDS encoding 1-acyl-sn-glycerol-3-phosphate acyltransferase produces MKKLYDTVNSLLCWIFIALDTAFWGTLSLLSIIISPSGHLSHQCMRWWSITILWFCRIRVSVEGLEKIDASSVQIFAANHQSFFDIWVLNKIIPVRYGWVIKKEIGRIPFLGMHMRINGYISIDRGDNEQARTSMEEAARQVREGKRIMIFPEGTRSLDGTLRPFKKGLFHLCRKTSVPIVPIVISGTGPILRPGSFIIHSRPVSVRIGASLDTAGYGEESLESMMADLRSRMTALQKQVAL; encoded by the coding sequence ATGAAAAAGCTTTATGACACGGTGAATTCTTTACTCTGCTGGATCTTCATTGCCCTTGACACGGCCTTCTGGGGGACCCTGTCGCTCCTTTCGATTATTATCAGCCCTTCAGGCCATCTCTCGCACCAGTGCATGCGCTGGTGGTCCATTACCATATTATGGTTCTGCCGCATCAGGGTTTCCGTGGAAGGGCTTGAAAAAATCGACGCCTCCTCGGTGCAGATCTTCGCCGCCAATCATCAGAGCTTTTTCGACATCTGGGTCCTGAACAAGATCATTCCTGTCAGGTACGGATGGGTAATAAAAAAAGAAATCGGGCGGATTCCCTTTCTGGGGATGCACATGCGCATAAACGGTTATATCTCCATTGACCGCGGAGACAACGAACAGGCGCGGACCTCCATGGAGGAGGCGGCGCGGCAGGTCAGGGAAGGCAAGCGCATCATGATATTTCCCGAGGGGACCAGGAGCCTGGACGGCACGCTTCGGCCCTTCAAGAAAGGCCTCTTTCACCTGTGCAGGAAAACTTCGGTGCCCATAGTCCCCATAGTCATTTCGGGGACGGGGCCCATTCTCCGGCCCGGCTCCTTCATTATCCACAGCAGGCCCGTTTCGGTAAGAATCGGCGCGTCTCTCGATACGGCTGGCTATGGCGAGGAATCCCTGGAGAGCATGATGGCGGACCTGCGCTCCCGTATGACAGCCCTGCAGAAACAAGTGGCCTTGTAA
- a CDS encoding type II toxin-antitoxin system RelE/ParE family toxin — protein sequence MSKKWNIIFYETADGKCPVEAFINSRSINNRAKIFNWLDQLETHGPNLPRPYADLLGDGIHELRIKLSGDQIRIIYFFCYRNFIILTHAFTKSTNRVPEAEIRKSIKYREDFIRRFDEKKLRSK from the coding sequence ATGAGCAAGAAGTGGAATATTATTTTCTATGAAACGGCTGACGGCAAATGTCCTGTTGAAGCATTCATCAATTCGCGAAGCATTAATAACCGGGCTAAAATATTCAACTGGCTGGACCAGCTCGAGACACACGGTCCGAATCTTCCTCGACCCTACGCCGATCTTCTTGGGGATGGCATCCACGAACTCAGAATAAAATTGTCCGGAGACCAGATCAGGATCATATACTTTTTCTGTTATCGAAATTTTATAATTCTGACTCATGCTTTCACAAAGAGCACAAACAGGGTTCCTGAAGCAGAGATTCGGAAATCAATTAAATACCGCGAAGATTTTATAAGGCGATTCGACGAGAAAAAATTGAGGAGCAAATAA
- a CDS encoding helix-turn-helix transcriptional regulator, with translation MKTFRKQLKEQMKDPEFAKAYIEEKERIDLAVKIASERNKLGISQAELAKKAKVTQQQLSRVENGANCNMHTFIKVCTALGLKLNFERGKSRAKI, from the coding sequence ATGAAAACGTTTCGCAAGCAACTGAAAGAACAAATGAAAGACCCTGAATTTGCCAAGGCATATATAGAGGAAAAAGAGAGAATAGACCTGGCCGTGAAAATAGCCAGTGAGAGAAATAAACTGGGCATTTCGCAGGCCGAGTTGGCGAAAAAAGCCAAGGTGACCCAGCAACAATTATCAAGGGTAGAAAACGGGGCTAATTGCAATATGCACACGTTCATCAAGGTTTGCACGGCCCTGGGATTAAAGCTTAACTTCGAACGGGGAAAATCCCGCGCTAAAATTTAG
- a CDS encoding NAD(P)/FAD-dependent oxidoreductase: MTCDIAVIGGGPAGMMAAGTAAAHGADTVLIEKNRRPGRKLLITGKGRCNITNAAADARSFLARFGGKGKYLHSLLHGFGIDDAMEFFAGRGCPVKVERGNRVFPESDSAADVLRVLQEYMKENGVKVLGGCDIRTIIRGDSHIERIESEEHAIEAKSYILCTGGLSYPATGSTGAGLDFCRDLGHTVVKPRPSLVPVILKEKWIGELEGLSLRNVTVRLVHEGKTVGEEFGEALFTSNGMSGPVIIDLSRAVGEMLPARLELAIDLKPALDRKALDERVRRDFAENPTRLFKNSLGRLLPASLIPVIVRLSGIDPQKSVSHLTREERAALVSLLKDLRASVAGIEGFDKAIITAGGVSLDEIDMRTMGSRLIENLYFAGEIIDIDGPTGGYNLQVCWSTGYRAGLSAAEALS, from the coding sequence ATAACCTGCGATATCGCCGTGATCGGCGGGGGACCTGCGGGGATGATGGCGGCCGGCACGGCCGCTGCCCATGGGGCGGACACGGTCCTCATTGAGAAGAACCGGCGCCCCGGGAGGAAGCTCCTCATCACCGGCAAGGGGCGATGCAACATCACCAACGCCGCGGCGGACGCCAGGAGCTTCCTGGCACGCTTCGGCGGGAAAGGCAAGTACCTTCACTCCCTTCTTCACGGCTTCGGCATCGACGACGCAATGGAATTCTTCGCCGGCCGCGGGTGCCCGGTCAAGGTCGAGCGGGGGAACCGGGTCTTTCCCGAGTCGGACAGCGCCGCGGACGTGCTCCGGGTCCTCCAGGAGTACATGAAGGAAAACGGCGTGAAGGTCCTGGGAGGATGCGACATCAGAACTATAATCCGTGGCGACAGTCACATTGAAAGAATCGAATCGGAAGAGCACGCCATAGAGGCGAAGAGTTACATTCTCTGCACCGGGGGCCTCAGCTATCCCGCCACCGGCTCCACCGGCGCGGGCCTCGATTTCTGCCGCGACCTGGGCCACACCGTGGTGAAGCCGCGGCCCTCCCTGGTGCCGGTCATACTCAAGGAAAAATGGATCGGCGAACTCGAGGGCCTGAGCCTCCGCAACGTCACGGTCCGCCTGGTCCATGAGGGGAAGACCGTGGGCGAGGAGTTCGGCGAGGCCCTGTTCACGTCCAACGGCATGAGCGGCCCGGTGATCATAGACCTGAGCCGGGCCGTCGGCGAGATGCTCCCGGCCCGCCTGGAGCTCGCCATCGACCTGAAGCCGGCCCTGGACCGGAAGGCCCTGGACGAGCGGGTCCGGCGCGACTTCGCAGAGAACCCGACGCGCCTTTTCAAGAACAGCCTGGGGCGCCTCCTGCCGGCCTCCCTCATCCCGGTCATCGTAAGGCTTTCCGGCATCGATCCGCAGAAAAGCGTGAGCCACCTCACGCGGGAGGAGCGGGCGGCCCTCGTCTCCCTCCTCAAGGACCTGCGCGCCTCGGTCGCCGGGATCGAAGGCTTCGACAAGGCCATCATCACGGCCGGCGGCGTGTCCCTGGACGAGATCGACATGCGCACCATGGGCTCGCGGCTGATAGAAAACCTCTACTTCGCCGGCGAGATCATAGACATCGACGGCCCCACCGGCGGCTACAACCTCCAGGTATGCTGGAGCACGGGATACCGCGCGGGCCTCTCGGCCGCGGAGGCGCTGTCATAG